The Podarcis muralis chromosome 10, rPodMur119.hap1.1, whole genome shotgun sequence genome includes a region encoding these proteins:
- the KCNJ4 gene encoding inward rectifier potassium channel 4 has product MIKRVMGSIRVNRYSIVSTEEDGHKVSSLGSINGHSRNGKGHAPRRKRRNRFVKKNGQCNVYFANLSNKSQRYMADIFTTCVDTRWRYMFMIFSAAFLVSWLFFGLLFWIIAFFHGDLDAPSAGSGSPAATKFCIKHVTGFLGAFLFSVETQTTIGYGFRYVTEECPLAIMVVVVQSIVGCVIDSFMIGTIMAKMARPKKRAQTLLFSHHAVISLRDGKLCLMWRVGNLRRSHIVEAHVRAQLIKPYMTAEGEYLPVDQRDLNVGYDIGLDRIFLVSPIIIVHEIDEESPLYGMGKEQLEREDFEIVVILEGMVEATAMTTQARSSYLASEILWGHRFEPVVFEEKKHYKVDYSRFHKTYEVAGTPCCSARELQESKITILPSPPPPPSAFCYENELALVSQDEDEEEDDMAVGVDLGGSATEDAGVIPMMEFGSHMDLDRLQVSIPLDTLSYRRESAI; this is encoded by the exons ATGATAAAGCGAGTCATGGGCAGCATCCGGGTAAACAG GTACAGTATTGTCTCCACTGAAGAGGATGGACATAAAGTTTCTTCCCTTGGCAGCATTAATGGGCACAGTCGGAATGGAAAAGGCCACGCCCCGCGACGGAAACGCCGCAACCGTTTTGTCAAGAAGAACGGCCAGTGCAATGTCTATTTTGCCAACCTGAGCAACAAATCCCAGCGCTACATGGCTGACATTTTCACAACATGTGTGGACACTCGCTGGCGATACATGTTCATGATCTTCTCGGCGGCCTTCTTGGTCTCCTGGCTGTTTTTCGGCCTTCTCTTCTGGATCATTGCTTTCTTTCATGGTGACTTAGATGCCCCCAGTGCAGGAAGCGGCTCTCCCGCAGCAACAAAATTCTGCATCAAGCACGTCACTGGGTTCTTGGGAGCTTTCCTCTTTTCGGTAGAAACACAGACAACCATCGGTTATGGCTTCCGATACGTGACTGAGGAATGCCCCctagccatcatggtagtagtggTACAATCCATTGTGGGCTGTGTTATTGACTCTTTCATGATAGGCACTATCATGGCTAAGATGGCACGCCCCAAGAAAAGGGCCCAAACTCTCCTTTTTAGCCATCATGCTGTCATCTCTCTACGGGATGGCAAGCTCTGCCTCATGTGGCGGGTGGGAAACTTGAGGAGGAGCCATATTGTGGAAGCTCACGTTCGGGCCCAGCTTATCAAGCCCTACATGACGGCAGAAGGCGAGTACCTTCCGGTGGACCAGCGAGACCTGAACGTGGGCTATGACATAGGCCTTGACCGCATCTTCTTAGTGTCTCCCATTATTATCGTTCACGAGATCGATGAGGAAAGCCCACTCTATGGGATGGGCAAGGAGCAGTTGGAGAGGGAGGACTTCGAGATTGTCGTCATCCTTGAGGGCATGGTGGAAGCTACAGCTATGACCACCCAGGCTCGCAGCTCCTACCTGGCCAGCGAGATTCTTTGGGGACATCGCTTTGAGCCTGTTGTCTTTGAGGAGAAGAAACATTACAAGGTGGACTATTCACGCTTCCACAAGACCTACGAGGTGGCTGGAACCCCTTGCTGCTCTGCTCGGGAACTGCAAGAGAGCAAGATCACCATCTTGCCTTCGCCTCCACCGCCCCCTAGTGCCTTCTGCTATGAGAATGAGCTGGCTCTTGTCAGCCAGGAtgaagacgaggaggaggatgacatgGCTGTAGGAGTAGATTTAGGAGGAAGCGCCACGGAAGATGCAGGAGTCATACCTATGATGGAGTTTGGGAGCCACATGGACCTTGATCGGTTGCAGGTCTCCATCCCTCTGGATACCCTCTCATACCGCAGGGAATCTGCCATCTAA